GGGGTGTGACGTTATAGCCCAGCATCAGGATTCTCCAGCAGCGCAGCAGGCTGCAGAGGAGAGGGGGGTTTACTCTATAGGCTACCACAGCGACATGTCCAAGTTCGCTCCTCACGCGCACCTCACCTCTGCCGTTTGGAACTGGAGCGTGATTTACTCCTACGTCATAGAGCAGGTGATGCAGGGAACCTGGAAGAGCGAGCAGATCTGGTGGGGAATAGACAAGGGCGTTGTTGGTCTAACACCTCTTAGCGACGTAGTACCTGAAGACGTGAAGAAGATGGTAGAGGAGGAGAAGCAGAAGTATCTGAACGGGGAGGTTCCGGAGCAGTACCCGTTCGTAGGGCCAATCTACGACCAGCAGGGCAACCTCGTTAAGGCAGAAGGAGAGGTAATGACCGACAAGGAACTCCTCTCGATGAACTTCTTCGTGGACAACGTTGTTGGAGAAATTCCTTCAGCCTCTGAATAAATTTTTTATTTCCTCAATTTTTCAAGCAAGTCCCCCAAGTAGGTTCCAGCAGCAAAAAAGATTGCGTAGATTAACGCCGCAACAATCAGGCCGAAGGCTTTCACGAATTCACCCCATCCTGCACCGTCAAGAACAGCATGGGAGAGAGCGATTCCGGAAACCAGACCCAGCAGCAGGGAAACGAATATAACTTCGATAATTTTGGCTCTGTCCTCCTTTCCCCTCCTCAGGAATCCGAAAGCTATCCCTAATAAAAATGAGATGATGGCGTAGGTGTCCATGCAAGGGGTAGTTTACAACACTATAAAAACTTACTTTTGTTTTGAATCTTGCCTTTCCCCCTCCTCGAGGTCATCAACCTTTCTGAAGTACAGACCCTCGCACATAGAGCGGATTTTCCTTCCCACTTTTAAAACGCTAACCTTCAAATTTGAAATTACTGGAGAAAGACTATATACCTCAATACATAACGACTAGAGATGAGGGTAGCCCTTCTTGGAGGCACAGGTAATCTGGGAAAGGGTCTGGCGTTAAGGCTTGCCACTTTAGGCCATGAAATTGTTGTCGGTTCTCGTAGGGAAGAGAAAGCCGAAGCTAAGGCGGCTGAATACAGAAGAATTGCTGGAGATGCTAGCATTACGGGAATGAAAAATGAGGATGCTGCAGAAGCCTGCGACATTGCCGTCCTCACGATTCCATGGGAACACGCAATAGACACTGCAAGAGACCTCAAAAACATTCTGAGGGAAAAAATCGTCGTTTCCCCTCTCGTGCCTGTATCCAGAGGTGCTAAGGGCTTTACCTACAGCTCAGAGAGGTCTGCTGCTGAGATCGTTGCGGAAGTGCTAGAAAGCGAAAAAGTAGTTTCCGCCCTCCACACCATCCCCGCTGCGAGGTTTGCAAACCTCGATGAGAAGTTTGACTGGGATGTTCCGGTCTGCGGGGATGATGATGAGTCAAAGAAGGTGGTCATGAGCCTCATATCAGAAATTGATGGACTTCGCCCACTCGATGCGGGGCCTCTGAGCAACTCGAGGCTTGTCGAGTCCTTGACGCCCTTAATATTGAACATAATGCGCTTTAACGGCATGGGGGAGCTAGGGATAAAGTTCCTCTGACTCTTGCCTTCTAGTCTTTCTTATACGGAAACT
The nucleotide sequence above comes from Archaeoglobus fulgidus DSM 4304. Encoded proteins:
- the npdG gene encoding NADPH-dependent F420 reductase; amino-acid sequence: MRVALLGGTGNLGKGLALRLATLGHEIVVGSRREEKAEAKAAEYRRIAGDASITGMKNEDAAEACDIAVLTIPWEHAIDTARDLKNILREKIVVSPLVPVSRGAKGFTYSSERSAAEIVAEVLESEKVVSALHTIPAARFANLDEKFDWDVPVCGDDDESKKVVMSLISEIDGLRPLDAGPLSNSRLVESLTPLILNIMRFNGMGELGIKFL